From Pseudomonas sp. FP2335, the proteins below share one genomic window:
- a CDS encoding TlpA disulfide reductase family protein, which translates to MLTLTIGTFAIALNHLLLISALIFATLVGWRVAKRGGENPESVLFSLFLLGMLAARVSFVLMYWNDYSNDWLQMVDVRDGGFLAWPGVIALVLGALAYGWRRPPLRKPLAAGVVTGLVFWGLASLSLSLYDKGVQLPDIALRNANGEAVQLADYKGGPLVINLWATWCPPCRREMPVLERAQRQRPDVTFLFVNQAESMQSVSTFLATQGLTLDNMLFDASGRLGQAVGSMALPTTLFYQADGRLIHSHLGELSQASLARSLEAFDTAPTRKPTCQASATC; encoded by the coding sequence ATGCTGACCCTGACCATTGGCACCTTTGCCATCGCCCTGAATCACCTGCTGCTGATCAGCGCGCTGATCTTCGCCACCCTGGTGGGCTGGCGCGTGGCCAAGCGTGGCGGCGAGAACCCGGAATCGGTGCTGTTCAGCCTGTTCCTGCTAGGGATGCTCGCGGCGCGGGTCAGCTTTGTGTTGATGTACTGGAACGACTACAGCAACGACTGGCTGCAAATGGTCGACGTGCGCGACGGCGGCTTCCTCGCCTGGCCCGGCGTGATCGCCCTGGTCCTCGGCGCCCTGGCCTATGGCTGGCGCCGCCCGCCCCTGCGCAAGCCACTCGCCGCCGGGGTGGTTACCGGCCTGGTGTTCTGGGGGCTGGCCAGCCTGTCCCTGAGCCTGTACGACAAAGGCGTGCAACTGCCGGACATCGCCTTGCGCAATGCCAACGGTGAAGCCGTGCAACTGGCCGACTACAAAGGCGGCCCATTGGTGATCAACCTGTGGGCCACCTGGTGCCCACCGTGCCGCCGGGAAATGCCGGTGCTCGAACGCGCCCAGCGCCAACGCCCCGACGTGACCTTTCTGTTCGTCAACCAGGCCGAAAGCATGCAAAGCGTCAGCACCTTCCTCGCCACCCAGGGCCTGACCCTCGACAATATGCTGTTCGACGCCAGTGGCCGCCTTGGCCAGGCCGTGGGTTCCATGGCCCTGCCGACCACGTTGTTCTATCAGGCCGACGGGCGCCTGATCCACAGCCACCTGGGCGAACTGTCCCAGGCCAGCCTGGCCCGTTCGCTCGAAGCCTTCGACACTGCCCCAACAAGGAAACCCACATGCCAAGCCTCCGCCACCTGCTGA
- a CDS encoding response regulator: MHVLVCEDDELIASGIVAGLTAQGFTVERVGTAAAARAMLKAATFDIMVLDLGLPDEDGLKLLQQQRSQGLEIPVLILTARDSVTNRVDGLQAGADDYLLKPFDLRELAARLQTLLRRVAGRSVNLIEHGRLAYDPSSRETFLGGQPVDLSRREQALLQALLHNKGRVLSSEQLKDSVYGFNDELESNALNVHIHHLRRKLGNGIVETVRGLGYRLGPADDGENAP, from the coding sequence ATGCACGTACTGGTCTGCGAAGACGATGAACTGATCGCCAGCGGCATCGTGGCCGGCCTCACCGCCCAGGGCTTCACGGTCGAGCGCGTGGGCACGGCGGCGGCTGCGCGGGCGATGCTCAAGGCGGCGACCTTCGACATCATGGTGCTCGACCTTGGCCTGCCCGATGAAGATGGCCTCAAGTTGTTGCAGCAGCAGCGCAGCCAGGGCCTGGAGATTCCGGTGCTGATCCTCACGGCACGGGATTCTGTGACCAATCGCGTCGACGGCCTGCAAGCCGGTGCCGACGACTACTTGCTCAAGCCCTTCGACCTGCGCGAATTGGCCGCACGCCTGCAAACCCTGTTGCGCCGGGTGGCGGGGCGCAGCGTCAACCTGATCGAACACGGACGCCTGGCCTATGACCCGAGCAGCCGCGAAACCTTCCTCGGCGGTCAGCCGGTGGACCTGTCCCGCCGCGAACAGGCGCTGTTGCAGGCGCTGCTGCACAACAAGGGCCGCGTGCTATCCAGCGAGCAACTCAAGGACAGCGTCTACGGTTTCAACGACGAGCTGGAAAGCAACGCGTTGAACGTGCACATCCACCACCTGCGGCGCAAATTGGGCAACGGCATCGTCGAGACCGTACGCGGCCTTGGCTACCGCCTGGGCCCGGCGGATGACGGAGAGAACGCGCCGTGA
- the dsbD gene encoding protein-disulfide reductase DsbD, whose product MRHLFIFLLVLFAGFAQAAPGNPFETKPDFLPVGKAFAFTSERLESGETQLYWQIADGYYLYQQRMKFDGLAEKPVLPQGEAHSDEFFGEQQVYRQGLEVKIPAGVTGKVKLGWQGCADAGLCYPPQSMTVDLGGNPAVAATAEASDQSLASGLQQRSLGWSLLVFFGLGLLLAFAPCSLPMLPILAGLVVGSGASPRRGFALASSYVVCMALVYAALGVLAALAGGNLAALLQTPWILGSFAALFVFLALPMFGFFELQLPAFLRDRLDTASRQQSGGSLVGAGVLGALSGLLVGPCMTAPLAGALLYIAQSGNALHGGLILFAMGIGIGIPLLLLVTVGNRFLPKPGSWMSVLKGIFGFLFLGTAVLMIRPVVDESLWIGLWGALALIMAYCGWTLAHEYGLTAKVFGSGSLVLGLWGAVLVVGAAGGGDDLWQPLKVYGGSQTAAAPTAHDAFMTINDPAVLQTQLDSAKAQGQWVLVDYYADWCVSCKIMEKQVFGKPEVLDALKDVRLLRLDVTADNAASRELLGRYKVPGPPSFVWIGPDGEERRAQRITGEVDAAGFLQRWTQTRDAR is encoded by the coding sequence ATGCGGCATCTGTTTATCTTTCTGCTGGTGTTGTTCGCGGGGTTCGCCCAGGCCGCGCCGGGCAATCCGTTTGAGACAAAACCCGACTTCCTCCCGGTGGGCAAGGCCTTCGCCTTTACATCCGAGCGCCTGGAAAGCGGCGAAACCCAGCTGTATTGGCAGATTGCCGACGGTTACTACCTGTACCAGCAGCGCATGAAATTCGACGGCCTGGCCGAGAAACCCGTGCTGCCCCAGGGTGAAGCCCATAGCGATGAGTTCTTCGGCGAGCAGCAAGTGTATCGCCAGGGGCTGGAAGTGAAGATCCCCGCCGGTGTCACCGGCAAGGTCAAGCTGGGCTGGCAGGGTTGCGCCGATGCGGGCCTGTGTTATCCGCCGCAGTCAATGACGGTGGACCTGGGTGGCAACCCGGCTGTGGCCGCCACCGCCGAAGCCAGCGACCAAAGCCTGGCCAGTGGCCTGCAACAACGCAGCCTGGGTTGGAGCCTGCTGGTGTTCTTTGGCCTGGGCCTGTTGCTGGCGTTCGCCCCGTGTTCGTTGCCGATGCTGCCGATCCTCGCCGGGCTGGTAGTCGGCAGTGGCGCCAGCCCGCGTCGCGGCTTTGCGTTGGCCAGCAGCTACGTGGTGTGCATGGCGCTGGTGTACGCGGCGCTGGGCGTGTTGGCGGCGCTGGCCGGCGGCAACCTTGCCGCATTGCTGCAAACCCCGTGGATTCTCGGCAGTTTCGCCGCGTTGTTCGTGTTCCTCGCCCTGCCGATGTTCGGCTTCTTTGAACTGCAACTGCCCGCCTTCCTGCGTGACCGCCTGGACACCGCCAGCCGCCAGCAAAGCGGTGGCAGCCTGGTCGGCGCCGGGGTGCTCGGCGCGCTGTCCGGCCTGCTCGTCGGCCCGTGCATGACCGCCCCGCTGGCCGGTGCCCTGCTGTATATCGCCCAGAGCGGCAACGCGCTGCATGGCGGCCTGATCCTGTTCGCCATGGGCATTGGCATCGGCATCCCGTTGTTGCTGCTGGTGACCGTGGGCAATCGCTTTCTGCCCAAGCCGGGCAGCTGGATGAGCGTGCTCAAGGGTATCTTCGGCTTCCTGTTCCTCGGCACCGCCGTGCTGATGATCCGCCCGGTGGTCGATGAAAGCCTGTGGATCGGCCTGTGGGGCGCACTGGCGTTGATCATGGCCTATTGCGGCTGGACCCTGGCCCACGAATACGGCCTGACCGCCAAGGTGTTCGGCTCCGGCTCCCTGGTGTTGGGCCTGTGGGGGGCGGTGCTGGTGGTGGGCGCGGCCGGTGGCGGCGACGACCTCTGGCAACCGTTGAAGGTCTACGGCGGTTCACAGACGGCTGCCGCGCCGACAGCCCACGACGCCTTCATGACCATCAACGACCCCGCCGTGCTGCAAACCCAACTCGACAGCGCCAAGGCCCAGGGCCAATGGGTGCTGGTGGACTACTACGCCGACTGGTGCGTGTCGTGCAAGATCATGGAGAAACAGGTGTTCGGCAAACCCGAAGTCCTCGACGCGCTGAAAGACGTGCGCCTGCTGCGCCTGGACGTCACCGCCGACAACGCCGCCAGCCGCGAACTGCTCGGCCGCTACAAAGTCCCCGGCCCGCCGAGCTTCGTATGGATCGGCCCGGACGGTGAAGAGCGCCGCGCCCAACGCATCACTGGCGAAGTGGATGCCGCGGGCTTCCTGCAACGCTGGACGCAAACCCGGGACGCGCGCTGA
- the dsbG gene encoding thiol:disulfide interchange protein DsbG: protein MPSLRHLLTLLPLTLAATLAHAEDWPAPIKQIEAKGAKIIGKFDAPSGLTGYAAQYQNRGMALYLTADGKSVLAGNLYDAQGNDLSSAPLEKLVYAPMAKEVWAKMEKSSWIQDGDVKAPRIVYLFSDPNCPYCNMFWEQARPWVKAGKVQLRHIMVGIIREDSAAKSAALFAAKDPQKALQEHEAAGKGSKLQALAKIPADIEAKLDGNMKLMDELELSATPAIFYLDDKGGLQQQQGAPSPEKLVKILGPQ from the coding sequence ATGCCAAGCCTCCGCCACCTGCTGACCCTGCTGCCACTGACGCTGGCGGCTACCCTGGCCCACGCCGAAGACTGGCCCGCGCCGATCAAACAGATCGAGGCCAAGGGTGCCAAGATCATCGGCAAATTCGACGCCCCCAGCGGCCTCACCGGCTACGCCGCGCAATACCAGAACCGCGGCATGGCCCTGTACCTGACCGCCGACGGCAAAAGCGTGCTCGCCGGCAACCTGTATGACGCCCAAGGCAACGACCTGAGCAGCGCACCGCTGGAGAAGCTGGTGTACGCACCAATGGCCAAGGAAGTCTGGGCCAAGATGGAAAAAAGCAGCTGGATCCAGGACGGCGACGTCAAGGCGCCACGCATCGTCTACCTGTTCAGCGACCCCAACTGCCCCTACTGCAACATGTTCTGGGAACAGGCGCGGCCATGGGTGAAGGCCGGCAAGGTGCAGTTGCGCCACATCATGGTCGGCATCATCCGCGAAGACAGCGCGGCCAAATCCGCCGCATTGTTTGCCGCCAAAGACCCGCAAAAGGCGTTGCAAGAGCACGAAGCCGCGGGCAAGGGCAGCAAGTTGCAGGCACTGGCGAAGATCCCGGCGGATATTGAAGCCAAGCTGGATGGGAATATGAAGCTGATGGATGAGCTGGAATTGTCGGCGACGCCGGCGATTTTCTATCTGGATGACAAAGGTGGGTTGCAGCAACAGCAGGGGGCGCCGTCGCCGGAGAAGTTGGTGAAGATTCTTGGCCCGCAGTGA